Proteins from a genomic interval of uncultured Desulfuromusa sp.:
- a CDS encoding response regulator transcription factor yields MNRILVIDDDIELCELLNDYLTGEGFSVETINNGKQGADQALENEYVLVVLDVMLPELNGFDVLRKIRESSKVPVIMLTARGDDIDRIVGLELGADDYLPKPFNPRELVARIRAIQRRVETTELSSTSTQKGTELKVGDLILCNSNRTVKRGSENIDLTSVEFNLLEVLLSRAGEVISRDDLVEKVLGRRLSAYDRSIDVHVSALRKKLGHFDGNMERIRTIRGVGYLYSLAESGT; encoded by the coding sequence ATGAATCGAATTCTGGTCATTGATGATGACATTGAGCTCTGTGAACTGTTGAATGACTACCTCACGGGAGAAGGTTTTTCTGTTGAGACCATAAACAATGGCAAACAGGGTGCCGATCAGGCGTTAGAAAACGAATATGTGCTGGTGGTTCTGGATGTGATGTTACCGGAATTAAACGGGTTTGATGTCCTGAGAAAGATTCGTGAGAGCAGCAAGGTTCCGGTCATTATGCTGACCGCCCGGGGAGACGATATTGACCGGATTGTCGGTTTAGAACTGGGAGCCGATGATTATCTTCCCAAGCCTTTTAACCCCCGTGAGCTGGTTGCTCGTATCCGGGCCATTCAACGCCGTGTCGAGACAACTGAATTATCTTCCACATCAACACAGAAGGGAACTGAGCTGAAAGTTGGCGATCTGATTCTCTGCAACAGCAATCGCACAGTAAAGCGGGGGAGTGAAAATATCGATCTGACATCGGTTGAATTCAACCTTCTGGAAGTGTTGCTATCGCGGGCCGGGGAAGTCATCAGCCGGGATGACCTGGTGGAAAAAGTGCTGGGGAGGCGTTTATCTGCCTATGATCGCAGTATCGATGTCCATGTCAGTGCTTTACGAAAAAAACTTGGTCACTTTGATGGCAATATGGAGCGGATCAGAACAATCAGGGGCGTCGGCTACCTTTACTCACTGGCGGAAAGCGGAACCTGA
- a CDS encoding Spy/CpxP family protein refolding chaperone, with product MKKTTIIPVLLVTLLLSAGTSFAWPGGQGKRACDNSYHRQGQRMNYEQHQVRMENRLEKMAVILDLTEEQQTQIEALIEKQWQDRQSMRAQMQTSRNDLRAYKQGNEFNESEFRAKAQKHADLKTEMMVQHAKTRQQLFAVLTPEQQQKAEKLRALHGEGFFGPQHGNRDGYGQGMRSGKGCGQRWN from the coding sequence ATGAAAAAGACAACAATTATTCCCGTTTTATTGGTCACCCTTCTGCTGTCTGCCGGAACCTCTTTCGCATGGCCTGGAGGTCAAGGCAAGAGGGCTTGTGATAATTCATATCATCGCCAAGGGCAGAGGATGAACTATGAGCAACATCAGGTGCGGATGGAAAATCGATTAGAAAAAATGGCTGTCATTCTTGATCTGACGGAAGAGCAACAGACGCAAATCGAAGCTTTGATTGAAAAACAGTGGCAGGACCGACAATCCATGCGTGCACAAATGCAAACCAGTCGGAATGATTTGCGTGCATATAAACAGGGAAACGAGTTCAATGAATCCGAATTTCGCGCCAAAGCACAGAAACATGCTGATTTAAAAACAGAGATGATGGTTCAGCATGCCAAAACCAGGCAGCAGTTGTTCGCAGTGCTGACCCCGGAACAACAACAAAAAGCTGAAAAGCTTCGGGCTCTGCATGGTGAAGGGTTCTTTGGACCGCAGCATGGAAATCGTGATGGTTATGGTCAAGGGATGCGTAGTGGAAAAGGGTGTGGGCAGCGCTGGAATTAA
- a CDS encoding PilZ domain-containing protein, translating to MTEKRNYRRLNFSSEADITIDNVVHRCDLVDLALQGALFRSESQLSLPLGSRAHLSIYLPETLIRMQFVGELIHQHGKFYGFIFISEEDESMAHLRRLLELNFGDAELTSKEFSHWLKQDPSH from the coding sequence ATGACAGAGAAACGTAATTATCGGAGACTCAACTTCAGTTCAGAGGCTGATATAACGATTGACAACGTTGTTCATCGTTGTGATCTGGTGGATCTTGCCCTTCAAGGGGCTTTGTTCAGGTCGGAGAGTCAACTTTCTCTCCCCTTGGGGAGCAGAGCTCACCTGAGTATTTATCTTCCAGAGACATTGATACGAATGCAATTTGTCGGTGAGCTGATTCATCAACATGGAAAATTTTATGGTTTTATTTTTATTTCCGAAGAGGATGAAAGCATGGCTCATCTACGCCGTTTACTTGAATTGAATTTTGGGGATGCAGAGCTGACAAGTAAAGAATTCAGCCACTGGCTTAAACAGGACCCTTCTCATTAG
- a CDS encoding ATP-binding protein: MIRIVITGAESSGKSQLTQHLGNFLHIPYALEYARYYLETNGPEYDLELLLKMSRLHLDYQQKNVPIAAPLGFFDTDLLNYKIWAEEVFGHCPAEISSRIKEESEHRYLLCKPDLPWEPDPLRENPVDFQRLYQRHRSEIICLNRPYEEVGGFGQERNMNAEIALQRLLKIERPYK, translated from the coding sequence ATGATACGGATTGTCATCACTGGTGCAGAATCATCAGGGAAAAGTCAACTTACTCAACATTTGGGAAATTTTTTGCACATTCCTTATGCCTTGGAATACGCACGCTATTATCTCGAAACAAACGGCCCGGAATACGACCTTGAATTATTGTTGAAAATGAGTCGCTTACATCTGGATTATCAGCAGAAAAATGTTCCCATCGCTGCACCACTGGGCTTTTTTGATACAGATCTTCTCAACTACAAAATCTGGGCAGAAGAGGTCTTCGGTCACTGTCCGGCAGAAATCAGCTCCAGAATTAAAGAAGAATCAGAGCATCGGTATCTGCTATGCAAGCCGGATCTCCCCTGGGAACCCGATCCTCTACGGGAAAATCCTGTTGATTTTCAGCGACTGTACCAGCGTCATCGCAGCGAAATCATCTGCCTTAACCGTCCCTATGAAGAGGTAGGAGGGTTCGGTCAGGAGCGAAACATGAACGCTGAAATCGCACTTCAACGCCTCCTCAAAATAGAAAGACCCTATAAGTAG
- the cls gene encoding cardiolipin synthase: protein MLTLLLAILWIFSLLSSGHALLTKRDPRAALGWIITCLAMPGIGALLYWLLGVNRIRTRSRELQEHGRGMHWLHVDQPPRSKDIANFPDNSTSQPLIKLSDAVTRRPLTYGNKITVLYNGEQAYPAMLDAIEGAKESIFLSSYILKHDQIGCRFAQALIAAADREVDVRVLVDAVGELYSLRKIRHKFRGTKVKAATFLPLSLLGSFYFNLRNHRKLLIVDNQYSFTGGMNIRDRHMAADQNNPRRVIDIHFRFEGPICEQLRDAFMEDWHFATKESRAPHKEVTPPIVGNACCRGISAGPNERHETLNWILLGALACAKSHIRIMTPYFIPNRAQLAAINTASLRGVRVDILLPEKNNLPYVAWASNALLFELLEQNSHIYFQPPPFIHSKLLLIDDKYALIGSANLDPRSLRLNFEFNVEVFDAETVAELTSHFDQSREKAREISLEEMDSRTLPLRLRDSFCRLFSPYL from the coding sequence ATGCTGACCTTGTTATTGGCCATTCTATGGATATTCTCACTGCTATCTTCTGGGCATGCGTTACTGACCAAGCGTGATCCACGGGCGGCACTGGGGTGGATTATTACGTGTCTGGCAATGCCCGGAATAGGAGCTCTCCTTTACTGGCTATTAGGCGTTAACCGCATCCGTACCCGATCCCGAGAGCTTCAGGAGCATGGACGGGGGATGCACTGGTTACATGTCGACCAACCCCCACGATCAAAAGATATTGCAAACTTTCCTGACAACAGTACCAGCCAACCCCTGATTAAGCTTTCTGATGCGGTCACCCGTCGACCTCTGACTTACGGCAATAAAATCACTGTTCTCTACAACGGTGAGCAAGCTTATCCGGCAATGCTGGACGCTATAGAAGGGGCAAAAGAATCCATTTTTTTATCCAGCTATATATTGAAGCACGACCAGATAGGATGCCGGTTTGCCCAGGCATTAATTGCTGCTGCTGATCGGGAAGTCGATGTCAGGGTTCTGGTGGATGCTGTTGGTGAGCTCTATTCGTTGAGGAAAATTCGCCATAAATTTCGTGGCACCAAGGTGAAGGCAGCAACATTTCTGCCCCTGTCTTTGCTGGGAAGTTTTTATTTTAATTTAAGAAACCACCGCAAGCTACTCATTGTTGATAATCAATACAGTTTTACAGGAGGGATGAATATCCGTGATCGTCATATGGCTGCGGATCAGAACAATCCACGCAGGGTGATTGATATTCACTTTCGTTTTGAAGGACCGATTTGTGAACAGTTACGTGATGCTTTTATGGAAGACTGGCATTTTGCTACAAAAGAAAGTCGTGCCCCACATAAGGAGGTAACGCCACCAATTGTCGGAAATGCCTGCTGTCGGGGGATCAGTGCCGGTCCGAACGAGCGTCATGAAACCCTCAACTGGATTTTACTCGGTGCACTTGCTTGTGCCAAATCTCATATCAGGATCATGACACCTTACTTTATCCCCAATCGGGCTCAGCTGGCAGCAATTAATACCGCCTCACTCCGGGGTGTCAGAGTTGATATCCTGCTTCCTGAAAAAAACAATCTCCCCTATGTTGCCTGGGCATCAAATGCCTTGCTGTTTGAACTCCTTGAACAAAATAGCCATATTTATTTTCAACCTCCACCTTTTATTCACAGCAAATTACTGTTGATAGATGACAAATATGCTCTGATTGGTTCGGCGAATCTGGACCCACGGAGCTTACGGTTGAATTTTGAATTTAATGTGGAGGTGTTTGATGCCGAAACGGTTGCTGAACTGACGTCTCATTTTGATCAGTCTCGTGAGAAAGCTCGTGAAATTTCACTTGAAGAGATGGATAGCCGGACATTGCCGCTCCGTTTGCGAGATTCTTTTTGCCGCCTGTTTTCACCCTACTTATAG
- a CDS encoding ATP-binding protein: MRSLFLKFFSYFLLILLLVSTAVIALTYLRDQEFPPLAHQDFARKAVTEYGRKAIEAFESDGITEVDKLTKKLYVKSGIHLQLFDANGQPLTKLRVPMRMQHMIHRALQTGEVVFPRGGSRNGLASAVQSPSGQTYFVAISLSDRPPPRGLIRAITHGFLGWKLLILLAITAVVCYLLARSLTSPISRLRQATRKFAAGDLSVRIGHQVRGKNELAELAHDFDEMAGKIEALVETQKNLLRDISHELRSPLTRLGIALELARQQDRPETQAKSLDRIALESERMNTMIGQLLNLTRLENNASKESFQQFDLRGLLADLVADANFEAKTRQCTVTYKAPEVVVYFGSRSLLAQALENVIRNAIKYTADSSTVSVNLFQTTEELTIQIADQGPGVPDDALLKLFDPFYRVAAARDRQSGGTGIGLAIAERAVKLHSGTITATNLKTGGLLIEVKLPIKS, translated from the coding sequence ATGCGGAGTCTGTTTCTAAAATTCTTTTCCTATTTCCTGCTGATTCTTCTTTTGGTTTCAACAGCTGTTATCGCCCTGACCTATCTTCGCGATCAAGAGTTTCCTCCCCTGGCCCATCAGGATTTTGCCCGAAAAGCAGTCACGGAGTACGGACGGAAAGCGATTGAAGCTTTTGAAAGTGATGGAATCACAGAGGTCGATAAACTGACTAAAAAACTGTACGTTAAATCAGGAATTCATCTCCAGCTGTTTGACGCAAACGGACAACCGTTAACAAAACTTCGCGTGCCAATGCGGATGCAGCACATGATCCACAGAGCCCTTCAGACCGGCGAGGTTGTCTTCCCCAGAGGCGGGTCTCGGAACGGCCTGGCCAGTGCGGTGCAAAGTCCTTCAGGGCAAACCTACTTTGTTGCCATCAGCCTGTCAGACCGACCTCCTCCCAGAGGTCTGATCAGGGCAATAACCCACGGCTTTCTTGGCTGGAAACTGTTAATACTGCTGGCGATTACAGCTGTCGTCTGCTATCTCCTGGCACGATCATTGACCTCACCGATCAGTCGGTTGCGACAAGCCACCCGTAAATTTGCTGCAGGAGACCTGTCAGTTCGAATTGGTCATCAAGTGAGAGGAAAAAATGAGCTTGCTGAACTGGCACACGATTTTGATGAAATGGCCGGAAAGATTGAAGCTTTAGTGGAAACACAAAAAAACCTGCTGCGGGATATCTCTCACGAATTACGCTCTCCATTGACACGTTTGGGGATTGCGTTGGAATTAGCACGGCAACAGGACCGACCTGAGACCCAAGCGAAATCACTTGATCGAATCGCACTGGAATCAGAGCGAATGAACACCATGATTGGACAGCTGCTGAACCTGACTCGGCTGGAAAATAACGCAAGCAAAGAATCTTTTCAGCAATTCGATCTCCGGGGATTGCTTGCTGATCTGGTGGCAGATGCCAACTTCGAAGCCAAAACACGTCAGTGCACAGTCACTTACAAAGCCCCGGAAGTTGTTGTTTATTTTGGCTCGCGCAGCCTGCTCGCCCAAGCCCTGGAAAATGTCATTCGCAATGCCATAAAATATACAGCAGATAGCAGCACGGTTTCTGTCAATCTGTTTCAAACCACGGAAGAATTGACGATTCAAATTGCGGATCAGGGTCCAGGTGTCCCCGATGATGCATTGTTAAAACTCTTTGATCCCTTTTATCGCGTTGCAGCTGCACGAGATCGCCAGAGTGGCGGTACCGGAATTGGTCTGGCAATTGCCGAACGTGCAGTCAAACTTCATTCCGGAACAATTACAGCAACAAACCTTAAAACAGGAGGGCTGTTAATAGAAGTCAAACTGCCGATAAAGAGTTAA
- the pnuC gene encoding nicotinamide riboside transporter PnuC, with protein sequence MDNSLINGIFSGTIPWFQLLGTTPLEIIATLSAVIGVILIARQNILGWALGISWAVISAWLAFTQWQLVSDGILYLAYIPIQIYCWSVWIRRGKAQQHELFIPTWMPFKNQILISIAALLAIAVWAFSISGLAAKVSWIPEPTLLWRDSTTTVLNFFAQFLQARKRMENWVIWLIVNLLGIHIYWVKEAPIYSIQYAIFLGLGIYGWIQWHQSSRHNHQL encoded by the coding sequence TTGGATAATAGTCTCATAAACGGCATCTTTTCAGGTACGATTCCATGGTTTCAGCTACTTGGCACAACACCGCTGGAAATTATTGCCACTCTGAGCGCAGTCATTGGTGTCATCTTAATTGCCCGGCAAAATATTCTGGGATGGGCTTTGGGAATATCATGGGCTGTCATTTCAGCATGGCTGGCTTTTACTCAGTGGCAACTGGTTTCCGATGGCATTCTCTACCTCGCCTATATTCCAATTCAAATCTACTGCTGGTCTGTCTGGATCCGCAGGGGTAAAGCCCAACAGCACGAGCTGTTTATTCCAACCTGGATGCCATTCAAAAATCAGATCCTCATCTCCATCGCCGCGTTACTTGCGATTGCTGTCTGGGCTTTTAGTATTTCCGGATTAGCCGCTAAAGTCAGCTGGATTCCAGAACCCACGTTGCTCTGGCGTGATTCAACAACAACCGTGCTGAACTTTTTTGCGCAGTTCCTTCAGGCTCGCAAGCGTATGGAGAACTGGGTCATCTGGCTGATCGTAAATCTCCTCGGAATTCATATTTACTGGGTCAAAGAAGCACCCATATACTCAATTCAATATGCGATTTTTCTCGGACTCGGCATCTACGGCTGGATTCAGTGGCACCAATCTTCCCGGCATAACCACCAGCTTTAA
- a CDS encoding universal stress protein, which yields MSYKTILVYADCGQRTAVCIEVAIRMAMQHDAHLIALYTQEPFVIPAHLIQAGEEVIKTQKKFADDEVAKVKSAYHNQALSMGFTNNEWLYTQGFPVDTVAEQARYADLVIVGQADSSDKLNVNKDFTAQLMLAAGRPVLILPYAGSFLNIGRRILIAWNASREATRAITDALPLLKRAESVHLLALSSKYDAQNHIPVDETVLYLARHGVNVEVARDRVTKIDAGNAILSCAADLGSDLLVMGGYGRSRLREWVLGGATRTILESMTLPTLMSH from the coding sequence ATGAGTTATAAAACGATTCTCGTTTATGCTGACTGCGGTCAACGGACTGCCGTGTGTATTGAGGTTGCTATCCGCATGGCAATGCAACATGATGCCCATCTGATCGCACTCTACACACAGGAGCCATTTGTGATTCCTGCACATTTGATACAAGCGGGTGAAGAGGTCATCAAAACCCAGAAAAAGTTCGCGGATGACGAAGTGGCCAAGGTTAAATCGGCTTATCATAATCAGGCGTTGAGCATGGGTTTCACAAATAATGAATGGTTATACACTCAAGGTTTCCCAGTCGATACCGTTGCAGAGCAGGCTCGTTATGCAGATTTGGTCATCGTAGGGCAAGCAGACTCTTCCGATAAATTAAATGTGAACAAGGATTTTACCGCACAGTTAATGCTTGCTGCCGGCCGGCCGGTATTGATTCTCCCCTATGCAGGCAGTTTTCTCAACATAGGGCGTCGCATTTTAATCGCTTGGAATGCGAGTCGCGAGGCGACACGAGCCATCACCGATGCACTGCCGCTCCTTAAACGAGCGGAAAGCGTTCATTTATTAGCTCTTTCCTCTAAATATGATGCTCAGAACCATATCCCGGTTGATGAGACCGTTCTTTATCTTGCACGTCATGGTGTCAATGTTGAGGTCGCAAGGGATCGTGTCACCAAAATTGATGCGGGAAATGCAATCCTGTCTTGCGCTGCTGATCTTGGTTCCGATCTCCTGGTTATGGGCGGTTATGGTCGTTCCCGTTTGAGGGAATGGGTGCTTGGCGGGGCAACCCGAACAATACTGGAATCAATGACGCTGCCGACACTGATGTCTCACTAA